One genomic region from Planctomycetaceae bacterium encodes:
- a CDS encoding DUF6000 family protein: MNDTSHEYEFEAAAIARAGEFAKLVVPISDEMPSQEYVDKWVKPFYLTNLVYKYDTFESSFRLIAAEIDDQLITELLTQRNWRPRITAAYFVAIKRMAHHCDHIGKLLLRSDLCYAGGGYALALARINTPESLDYLKKYLHYYLRRPDLALDQADVLGAVKHCDEINKTTNIDEFRAIWADFNAGRNAEVPIAEATQWFDQKMEAVIRLAQIVE, encoded by the coding sequence TTGAACGACACATCCCACGAATATGAATTTGAGGCTGCTGCGATTGCTCGTGCCGGAGAGTTCGCAAAACTCGTCGTCCCCATTTCCGACGAAATGCCGTCTCAGGAATACGTCGACAAATGGGTCAAGCCTTTCTACTTGACTAACCTCGTTTACAAATACGATACCTTTGAGTCGAGTTTCCGACTGATCGCCGCAGAAATCGACGACCAATTGATCACTGAATTACTGACGCAACGAAATTGGCGTCCAAGGATTACGGCGGCGTATTTCGTTGCGATAAAACGGATGGCCCATCACTGCGACCATATCGGAAAGCTGCTCCTCCGATCTGACCTGTGTTACGCAGGTGGCGGCTACGCACTTGCACTTGCTCGCATCAATACTCCAGAGTCTCTTGATTACCTCAAAAAATACCTTCACTACTATTTGCGTCGCCCAGATTTGGCACTTGATCAAGCGGACGTACTTGGTGCGGTGAAACATTGTGACGAAATAAACAAAACGACAAACATCGACGAGTTCCGAGCGATTTGGGCTGACTTTAATGCCGGGAGAAACGCAGAGGTTCCCATTGCCGAAGCTACCCAATGGTTCGATCAAAAAATGGAAGCAGTCATCAGGCTCGCCCAAATCGTCGAATAA
- a CDS encoding group II intron maturase-specific domain-containing protein — translation MVNQSQSCDKSPHSKRQPGAAQLAIPGVRNPHCVKQITRRNRGVSMSHTFTKLSRYFQGWVAYFRFAPIKTYFAELDKWIRRRIRACDWKHWRGVRTRIANLRWLGVKDDEAVTHGSSRKDPWTQSSSKAVHEALSLDYLAQEGLVSLFTIWQTLTAKDLNRPVRTRMPGGVGGAQPQG, via the coding sequence GTGGTGAATCAAAGCCAAAGCTGCGACAAGTCGCCGCACTCCAAACGACAACCTGGCGCTGCCCAGTTAGCGATCCCCGGCGTCAGAAATCCTCACTGCGTCAAGCAGATCACACGTCGCAACCGCGGCGTGTCGATGTCTCATACCTTCACGAAGCTGAGTCGCTACTTTCAGGGCTGGGTGGCTTACTTTCGTTTCGCGCCGATCAAAACGTACTTCGCGGAACTCGACAAGTGGATTCGCCGTCGCATCCGGGCCTGTGACTGGAAGCACTGGCGCGGTGTCCGCACGAGGATCGCGAATCTGCGTTGGCTCGGTGTCAAAGACGACGAAGCGGTGACTCACGGCAGCAGTCGCAAAGATCCGTGGACGCAGTCGTCCAGCAAAGCCGTGCACGAAGCACTGTCGCTGGACTATCTCGCTCAGGAAGGATTAGTCAGCCTGTTCACAATCTGGCAGACACTCACTGCGAAAGATCTGAACCGCCCGGTGCGGACCCGCATGCCGGGTGGTGTGGGAGGGGCTCAGCCGCAAGGCTGA